From Helicobacter sp. MIT 99-5507:
AAATAAGCTAAATGAGATTCTAATAAAGCTTGGAAAAGAAAATTTTATACATCAAGCCTATGATGCAACATTAAAAGATGTATATGGTAAAGATATAAAAGCAGATAGTGTTGTCATTGAGAATAAAGAGTGATAAATTTTATTTTTTAATGATATAATGCGAAGTTTTAATTTTACAAAGGAGGAAATAAATGCCTAAAATGAAAACAAATCGCGGGGCAGCTAAGAGATTCAGAGTAAAAAAGAATCTTATAAAAAGAGGCACTGCGTTTAAAAGTCACATTTTGACAAAAAAATCACCAAAGAGAAAAGCAAATTTAAATGCTCCTCATTATGTTGATGATACAAATGTGAAGCAAGTTAAAAAACTTTTATGTATGGCATAATAGTTTAATCCCCCATAATGGGCAAGTGAAGCTTAAAGGCTACCACCTAAATTTATATTTTTAAGGTAAAGGATAAAAAATGAGAGTAAAAACTGGTATAGTTAGAAGAAGAAGACATAAAAAGATTTTAAAACTCGCAAGAGGTTTTTATAGCGGAAGAAGAAAACATTTTAGAAAAGCAAAAGAACAGCTTGAAAGAAGTATGTATTATGCATTCCGCGATAGAAAGCGTAAAAAAAGAGATTTTAGGCAATTATGGATTGTAAGAATTAATGCAGCTTGTAGAATCAATGATATAAGCTATTCTAAATTTATTCATGGATTAAAATTAGCAAATATTAATTTAGATAGAAAAATACTAGCTGATATGGCTATGAATAATCCAAATGCATTTTCTCAAATAGTAACAACTATCAAAGAAAAAACAAAATAATTTCCAAAGGCGTATTTTACGCCTTTTTTCTACATCAATCATCCTTATAAAAAACTAAACTAAAACCAATTAAAAATATTACATTGTTAAATTATCTAAATAAAGATTTTGTAAGCTAAATATTAACTTGTATTTTATAAAATATCCCAATTGTTGCATTATTTAATATGACAATGTTGCATTTAATTTTAATTTAGGTTGGGACAGCGATGGCAAAAACAATAGAAGAATACGAATTAAGCACTCAAGATGAGGAAAGCTATAAAGAATTCACATCATTTTATGAACAAAGTGAAAAAAAAGAAAAAACAAACAATACAGGAATCTTAATAAAAGGTAAAATTGTTAAGATTAATGATGATATTGTGATGGTAGATATAGGGCAAAAAGCAGAATCTAAAATGAATATCAATGAGATTACAGATAATGATGGAAATTTGATATTTAAAGAAGGTGATGAAATAGAGTTACTTCTTAATGATTCAAAAGGAAAATATAGAATATCTTACAAGCAAGCATTAAAACTAGCTAAAACAAAAGAGGTTATTGAAAAATTAAAAGATGATTTTCAAGATAAAATCATAGATGTTAGGATTATTGGTAAAAATAAAGGTGGTTTTATAGTAAATTGGGAAAGTGAAGGTGTTGAATGCTTTTTACCAATCAAAGAATCTGCACTAAAACCTAATATAAAAATTAATAATAAAGTCATAAAAGTTTGTATTATCAAGCTAAATAATAGTGGCATTATAGTATCTAGAAAAAAATATTTTGATATATCTAATAAAGACAGAGAAGAAAAAATCGAAAAAATGAAAAAAGCAGAATCTTTGCAAGGCAAAGTCGTAAATGTTAAAGATTTTGGTATTTTTGTAAGTGTTGATGATATTGAAGGATTAGTGCATTCAAGTGAAATATCTCATAAAAATTTTGTAAATCCAGAAAAATTATACAAAGTTGGAGATGATGTATTAGTAAAATTTTTAAATTATGATGAAAGTAAATCCAAATTATCATTATCTATCAAAGCATTGACTAAAGATCCTTGGGAAGATATAGAAAATCAGCTTAAAGTTGGCTATACGATAAAAGCTGTAGTTAGCAGTATCCAACCTTATGGAACTTTTATAGATATAGGCAATGACATAGAAGGGTTTTTGCATATTACAGAAATTTCATGGGAAAAAAATATCAAAAAACCAAATAATTATTTAAAAATTGGTCAAGAAATTGATGTTGAGATTATAGAATTAGATCCTTCTAATAAAAAGCTTAGAGTATCACTAAAAAAACTATTAGATAAGCCATTTATTCAGTTTATAAAAAAATATAAAGAAGGTGATATATTAAATGGTGATATTGCTACTATAACAGATTTTGGTGCTTTTATAAGATTTGGTAATATTGATGGCTTATTACATAATGAAGATTTATCATGGAATAAACAAGATAAATGTAAAGATGTATTAAAAGTTGGTGATAATATTGAAGTAAAAATATTAAAAATCGATAAAGAAAATGAAAAAATTTCTCTAAGTCGAAAAGTATTATTAAAATCTCCTACTAGTATATTTGCTAAATCACATAAAGTTGGAGATGTAGTATCTGGAAATATAGTTGAGATTAAAGATTTTGGAATCTTTGTTCAACTAGATGAAAATATGGATGCATTGATTAAAAATGAAGATTTATTTCCTTTGAAAAAAGATGAATTAAAAATCGGTGACAAAGTAGAAGCTAGTATTGTAAATATAGATACAAATAATAGTAAAATTAGGCTTTCTGTTAAGAAATTAGCTCGTAAAAAAGAGCAAGATGAAATTAAAAGTTATAACAATGATGAAAAAATGACATTAGGGGATATTCTAAAAGATAGACTTAAATGAATTCAGTAATCAATATATTGTTATTCGTAGTTTTTATGGCTATATTGATAACATCATTTATAGCCATAGATCTTTATATAAATAAGGCGATGCAATTACCGCAAAATTACCAAAAAAATACGCAGGCTATGCAACCCAAAGTAGATATAAAAGAAGATACACAAAATAATTCTTGGATAAAAATATTTTCAAAACAAATATTAAATGATTTTAAATATCCCAGTTCAGAGCTATTTATTCATTTAGATTTTTCAAATAATAAAAAAACGCATACATTAAAGATTACAAATCTTGATTCATATAAGTTTTTTTGTTTAAATGAAATTTTAAAAAGTAATAATATAAAATTCGCCTATCAAAAAACACTAGATTCTGTTATCTTAGAAGTTGTCCTTAATAATACTAATCTAAAAAATACATTGATAAGTGAATTAAATAAATACAATATATCATATAATATTCAATAAAATTGGAGTTTAAAATGTCAAAATATAAAATAGTAGTATGCGACCATATACATCAAGCTGGTTTAGATTTTTTACAAAAACAAAATGATGTGGAGTTTGTCAATTATTCAAATTTAAAAAAAGATGAATTATTAGAAAAATTAAAAGATGCAGATGTTGCCATCACAAGAAGTTCAACTGATGTTGATGAAAAATTTATAAATGCAGCATCAAAACTAAAAGCAGTTGTCAGAGCTGGTGTTGGTGTTGATAATGTAGATATTGATGCTTGCAGTAAAAAAGGTATCATAGTTATGAATGTTCCTACTGCAAATACAATTGCTGCAGTTGAATTAACAATGGCTCATATTATAAATTCAGTTAGAAATTTTCCTGGTGCAAATAATCAACTAAAAAAAGAGAGAATCTGGAAAAGAGAAGATTGGTATGGGACAGAATTAAAAGGAAAAACTATAGGGATTGTAGGATTTGGAAATATTGGCTCTAAAGTAGCAGCTCGTGCAAAAGCCTTTGAAATGGAAGTGATTGCGTATGACCCATATGTAAAAGATTCTACTATCATTGATGCTGGTGTGATATGTGCTAAACATATAGATGATATTTTAAAATGCGACATAATAACAGTTCATACACCAAAAAATAGCGAAACAAAAAATATGATAACCAAAAATGAAATAGCAAAAATGAAAGATGGTGTGATACTTATTAATTGTGCTAGAGGTGGATTATATAATGAAGATGATATATTAGAGGCTGCAAAAAGTAAAAAGATTAGATGGCTTGGACTTGATGTATTTAATAAAGAACCAGCAATAGATAATCCTTTGCTTGATTTGGATAATATATATGTAACACCACATATTGGGGCAAATACACTAGAATCTCAAGAAAAAATTGCACTTCAAGCTGCAAGTATTGCAGTAGAATCTGCTAGAGGAAGTAGTTATCCAAATGCACTAAATCTAGCTATCAAAGAAAATGAAATACCAGCTTTTATAAAACCATATTTGGATTTATCACAAAAACTAGCATTTTTCTTATCACAAATTACAAAAGAGGCTATAAGAAGTATAAATATCACTTGTAGTGGTAAATTGACACCATATGCAGAATCTTTTGGCACATTTGCGGCACTTGGAATGCTAAAGCATTCACTTGGAGATTCTATAAATTATGTAAATGCATTATTTGTAGCAAAAGATAGAGGCATAAATATTAATATAAATACAAAAGACAGCCTATCAAGCGTATATAAGAATCTAATTACGATAGAAATCACAACAATAGAAAAAACCATATCAATTAGTGGTTGTGTATTTGATGATGATAAATTACGAATTATTTATATTAATGGATTCTGTATTGATGTAGAGCCAAGTGGTAAGATAATATTATTTAGAAATACAGATGTTCCAGGTGTCATTGGTAATGTAGGGAAGATTATGGAAAATCATAATATAAATATTACAGATTTTAGACTTGGTAGAAATAAAGAAGTAAAAGAAGCATTAGCTGTTATCATTGTAGATGATGATATTACAGATAATATTTTAGATGAACTAAGAAATATAAAGGCTTGCATTAGTGTAGGCTATGCTATATTATAGATATAGAATCTAAATCTAACACTTCTAAAAT
This genomic window contains:
- the rpmI gene encoding 50S ribosomal protein L35 gives rise to the protein MPKMKTNRGAAKRFRVKKNLIKRGTAFKSHILTKKSPKRKANLNAPHYVDDTNVKQVKKLLCMA
- the rplT gene encoding 50S ribosomal protein L20 is translated as MRVKTGIVRRRRHKKILKLARGFYSGRRKHFRKAKEQLERSMYYAFRDRKRKKRDFRQLWIVRINAACRINDISYSKFIHGLKLANINLDRKILADMAMNNPNAFSQIVTTIKEKTK
- a CDS encoding 30S ribosomal protein S1, with protein sequence MAKTIEEYELSTQDEESYKEFTSFYEQSEKKEKTNNTGILIKGKIVKINDDIVMVDIGQKAESKMNINEITDNDGNLIFKEGDEIELLLNDSKGKYRISYKQALKLAKTKEVIEKLKDDFQDKIIDVRIIGKNKGGFIVNWESEGVECFLPIKESALKPNIKINNKVIKVCIIKLNNSGIIVSRKKYFDISNKDREEKIEKMKKAESLQGKVVNVKDFGIFVSVDDIEGLVHSSEISHKNFVNPEKLYKVGDDVLVKFLNYDESKSKLSLSIKALTKDPWEDIENQLKVGYTIKAVVSSIQPYGTFIDIGNDIEGFLHITEISWEKNIKKPNNYLKIGQEIDVEIIELDPSNKKLRVSLKKLLDKPFIQFIKKYKEGDILNGDIATITDFGAFIRFGNIDGLLHNEDLSWNKQDKCKDVLKVGDNIEVKILKIDKENEKISLSRKVLLKSPTSIFAKSHKVGDVVSGNIVEIKDFGIFVQLDENMDALIKNEDLFPLKKDELKIGDKVEASIVNIDTNNSKIRLSVKKLARKKEQDEIKSYNNDEKMTLGDILKDRLK
- the serA gene encoding phosphoglycerate dehydrogenase, producing MSKYKIVVCDHIHQAGLDFLQKQNDVEFVNYSNLKKDELLEKLKDADVAITRSSTDVDEKFINAASKLKAVVRAGVGVDNVDIDACSKKGIIVMNVPTANTIAAVELTMAHIINSVRNFPGANNQLKKERIWKREDWYGTELKGKTIGIVGFGNIGSKVAARAKAFEMEVIAYDPYVKDSTIIDAGVICAKHIDDILKCDIITVHTPKNSETKNMITKNEIAKMKDGVILINCARGGLYNEDDILEAAKSKKIRWLGLDVFNKEPAIDNPLLDLDNIYVTPHIGANTLESQEKIALQAASIAVESARGSSYPNALNLAIKENEIPAFIKPYLDLSQKLAFFLSQITKEAIRSINITCSGKLTPYAESFGTFAALGMLKHSLGDSINYVNALFVAKDRGINININTKDSLSSVYKNLITIEITTIEKTISISGCVFDDDKLRIIYINGFCIDVEPSGKIILFRNTDVPGVIGNVGKIMENHNINITDFRLGRNKEVKEALAVIIVDDDITDNILDELRNIKACISVGYAIL